In Rubidibacter lacunae KORDI 51-2, a single genomic region encodes these proteins:
- a CDS encoding biotin transporter BioY has translation MSFSYELLWTLIGLLLTIGGTFVEAFATNPPWQWGDLGLKIQTLGVTFQTGAVLLTGCVGGKKAGALSQVAYLMLGLAWLPVFSHGGGWSYLQQPTFGYILGFVPGAWLCGWLAFRDRPKIEMLVLASAAGLVVIHACGLLYLTGLAFIGPKFGATGPPLLAALSAYSLKPLPGQLAVLCAAATIAFGLRQVQFN, from the coding sequence GTGTCTTTCTCTTACGAACTCCTCTGGACGTTAATCGGCTTATTGCTGACCATTGGCGGTACGTTCGTCGAAGCCTTCGCCACCAACCCGCCTTGGCAGTGGGGCGATCTCGGTCTTAAAATCCAGACCCTCGGCGTGACCTTTCAAACCGGTGCGGTGTTGTTAACAGGTTGCGTAGGTGGCAAAAAAGCTGGTGCCCTATCACAGGTGGCCTATCTTATGCTCGGGCTCGCCTGGCTGCCGGTTTTCTCACATGGCGGCGGTTGGAGTTATTTGCAGCAGCCGACCTTCGGTTACATACTCGGTTTCGTTCCCGGCGCGTGGCTTTGCGGCTGGCTGGCTTTTCGCGATCGACCGAAAATTGAGATGCTCGTTCTGGCTAGTGCGGCCGGTTTGGTTGTCATCCACGCTTGTGGGTTGCTGTATCTCACCGGACTGGCTTTTATCGGACCGAAGTTTGGAGCAACGGGTCCGCCTCTGCTCGCAGCGCTGTCGGCATATTCTTTGAAACCCCTGCCCGGACAGCTAGCCGTGCTGTGTGCGGCAGCCACTATTGCCTTTGGATTGCGTCAGGTGCAGTTTAATTAA
- the lspA gene encoding signal peptidase II — MKNARFWIVAIVGFALDQLTKFWTVQSFDQIGDTLPLWSGVFHLTYVQNPGAAFSFFSESGGWLRWLSLTVSVGLGIYALVVRLHPLEQVGFGCILAGAAGNGVDRFLFGYVVDFLDFRLIDFPVFNIADVAINIGIVLILLDTFQRSRPERTNNRKQTRQ; from the coding sequence GTGAAAAACGCTCGATTTTGGATTGTTGCGATCGTCGGCTTTGCTCTCGATCAGCTGACAAAATTCTGGACCGTGCAGAGCTTTGACCAGATTGGCGATACGCTCCCCCTGTGGTCCGGGGTGTTTCATTTAACTTACGTTCAGAATCCGGGCGCGGCGTTCAGCTTTTTCAGTGAGTCAGGAGGCTGGCTACGCTGGCTGTCGCTAACGGTGAGTGTGGGCTTGGGTATTTACGCTCTCGTAGTGCGTCTGCACCCCCTGGAGCAGGTGGGATTTGGCTGCATTCTTGCCGGTGCTGCCGGCAATGGCGTCGATCGCTTTTTATTCGGTTACGTCGTCGATTTCCTCGACTTCCGGCTGATCGACTTTCCTGTTTTCAATATTGCCGACGTAGCAATCAACATCGGCATTGTGTTGATTCTACTGGATACTTTTCAGCGCTCAAGACCCGAGCGCACGAACAATCGAAAGCAGACGCGCCAGTAA